Proteins from a single region of Dictyostelium discoideum AX4 chromosome 5 chromosome, whole genome shotgun sequence:
- the tmcC gene encoding HAT repeat-containing protein, with translation MSSHKSTTKSSSSGSSMSLILGFSKSMEKGNYNFSKENKKNRSFGVLYAMIKGNTFPRILTIISLLIEFCQLSSFGFKQQYPWGGDAGYYLKRIMSPVSHPSNLVGYNGFTIFFWIVIGLLLLGFFNIWYVAYQFYRGKIANIWIIRTLRWFVSTTVAVLFIPIISLLLIGLDCDYSQGGILKTFSNDNIYCFKGANLSIAIVSIILIIVFSIVGFTSSATYYEYDTNVKSRFSKPHARFDVYILFVKLILALLNSLVDFSPWTTSIVYFILSITLVFGSIIILPYNNQRLNQVKSGFYTTVFWVSFMTLVTMGINDETTATTCYITIVGAFFAFPIGYFSNRFYYNWLSSKIDQLKLPTSSSTNDFNEITKNEKSKTGDSKEKESSSPSKVTWGKQPITLGSKRQIIFPFFQNKFVMSFFVEIMVRKLLRSSNGSNGDDGISSNSNESIEHANNLYQCGLQYFPNSDLLWMAYCNFLFTVRKDRHIGYAALEKLRRMKPSFDVRFFIYQRDKEREQIMDSDLRGPEHTGKIQDFVSYMEFKKLYYGAKRHHVKCLTYIKKFWGLLLHETVDLHRLSDLSGRIATTENKANESYERLLALNPNSVRVLRDYSQFLEEVVKDTESSYKLQKKAEAIEDIMSKSQTTDFKTIDIKNLDNSDTELDQVLKQESNAIQLAKIDADIERSGSKSGSSKSKDDSSESSSSSKGRRGKYKEFQQSNAINKLSWLMIGTTACCIIFLIVMLIVLRDLSVKHTHSYQGIISITDCASEAVSIAINLNTMQAISISAGSVAFPFEAAEAMITQYRKQNDRSLIIMKNIHDAIYWGEGDPTSYVGDNLSKLKSINGFDVFDIGSTIFSFEEFNRSSTLVDNKEMIDIYSTPSVNMTILVSPPGTNSTNYITVTQTYNAWKAGNSFYESALIANKMSVQDIKDRAVFDPDFKFIILNAPSNIPEMYMKIQQVYIKSLIDDINTTLDTMLYVWVAIFCFLIILGAVLFRPIVTKISREKIRTLVLFSLAPKDVVFKLSSKKIKMTSLDSGSERDNLFDTTDDDAADGIDNHEHLQVDERKKNDDIIDDGSIVNRSINFGSHRRPLMNSTNVLASTTTINRGTISNRLNEDHDKVPLIENSISNNNKGYGWDGKSKRNLNKKSLRSVLRRLHWSYVLAIFLLFGFITMGLWVTYSVVHDNTQSGYVLGKSCSRSLDSRIINYYIAELYTFDNDANENEALEAVLQLQSNHQSLPYLEDVRPLMEGSYGCWMLNKSNCITSDSIYYNDVSIGLDWLVDQYTKHSVSLVNTDPSLLSTSPELGWMQAIGSDVVFQGLDTATFTYFQYYLSQKDWATKVLTSVLAISCVLLLVIHLLLFRPFMNHLRIQHIHTLALLRLAPDDIRFMEVSDKVIDED, from the exons atgagcTCTCACAAAAGTACAACcaaatcttcatcatcaggAAGTTCTATGAGTCTTATTTTGGggttttcaaaatcaatggaAAAAGGTAATTATAACTTTTCaaaggaaaataaaaaaaata gaTCTTTTGGTGTATTATATGCAATGATTAAAGGAAATACATTCCCACGGATTTTAACTATTATAAGTTTGCTGATTGAATTTTGCC AATTATCATCTTTTGGTTTTAAACAACAATATCCATGGGGTGGGGATGCCGGATA ttatttaaaaagaattatgTCACCAGTAAGTCACCCATCAAATTTAGTTGGATATAATGGatttacaatatttttttggattgttattggtttattattattaggttTCTTCAATATTTGGTATGTTGCATATCAATTTTATAGAGGAAAAATTGCaaatatttggattattagaACTCTACGTTGGTTTGTTAGTACTACTGTAgcagttttatttattccaaTCATTTCATTacttttaattggtttagaTTGTGATTATAGTCAAGGTGGTATTCTTAAAACATTTAGTAATGACAATATTTATTGTTTCAAGGGtgcaaatttatcaattgcaATTGTTTCAATCATTCTAATTATAGTTTTTAGTATTGTTGGTTTTACATCTAGTGCCACCTATTATGAATATGATACAAATGTAAAATCAAGATTTTCAAAACCACATGCAAGA tttgatgtatatattttatttgtaaaactTATACTtgcattattaaattcattagtTGATTTTTCACCATGGACAACATCAAttgtatattttattttatcaataacATTAGTATTTGgatcaattataattttaccatataataatcaaagaTTGAATCAAGTGAAGAGTGGATTTTATACAACAGTATTTTGGGTATCATTTATGACATTGGTAACAATGGGTATTAATGATGAAACTACTGCAACTACTTGTTATATTACAATTGTTGGTGCATTCTTTGCTTTTCCAATTggttatttttcaaatagattttattataattggttAAGTTCAAAAATTGATCAACTTAAATTGCCAACATCAAGTTCaacaaatgattttaatgaaatcactaaaaatgaaaaaagtaAAACTGGGGATAGTAAGGAAAaagaatcatcatcaccatcaaaagTAACATGGGGTAAACAACCAATTACATTGGGTAGTAAAAGACAAATCATATTCCCAttctttcaaaataaatttgtaatgTCATTCTTTGTTGAAATTATGGTTAGAAAATTATTAAGAAGTAGTAATGGTAGTAATGGCGATGATGGTATTTCAagtaattcaaatgaatcaattgaacaTGCAAATAATCTTTATCAATGTGGTCTTCAATATTTCCCAAATTCAGATTTATTATGGATGGCATATTGTAACTTTTTATTCACAGTTAGAAAAGATAGACATATTGGTTATGCTGCATTAGAAAAACTTAGAAGAATGAAACCATCATTCGATGTTCGTTTCTTCATTTATCAACGTGATAAAGAAAGAGAACAAATTATGGATTCAGATTTACGTGGTCCAGAACATACAGGTAAAATTCAAGATTTTGTCAGTTACatggaatttaaaaaactttattatgGTGCTAAAAGACATCATGTTAAATGTTTAACatatattaaaaagttttggggtttattattacatgAAACAGTTGATCTTCATCGTTTATCAGATTTATCAGGTCGTATTGCAACAACTGAAAATAAAGCAAATGAAAGTTATGAACGGTTATTAGCACTAAATCCAAATTCAGTTAGAGTACTTCGTGATTATTCTCAATTCCTTGAAGAAGTTGTTAAAGATACTGAATCATCATATAAATTACAAAAGAAAGCAGAAGCAATAGAAGATATTATGAGTAAAAGTCAAACAActgattttaaaacaattgatattaaaaatttagataatTCAGATACAGAACTTGACCAAGTATTAAAACAAGAATCAAATGCAATTCAATTGGCAAAGATTGATGCAGATATTGAAAGATCAGGATCAAAATCGGgttcatcaaaatcaaaagatgATTCATCAGAATCAAGTAGTTCATCAAAAGGTAGAAGGGGTAAATATAAGGAATTTCAACAAAGTAATGCAATTAACAAACTTTCATGGTTAATGATTGGTACAACTGCATGttgtattatatttttaattgtaatgtTAATTGTATTAAGAGATTTATCAGTTAAACATACCCACTCCTATCAAGGTATCATTTCAATCACTGATTGTGCAAGTGAAGCAGTTTCAATTGCaatcaatttaaatacaATGCAAGCCATTTCAATTTCAGCAGGTTCAGTAGCATTCCCATTTGAAGCAGCAGAAGCCATGATAACTCAATATAGAAAACAAAATGATAGAAgtttaattataatgaaaaatattcaTGATGCAATTTATTGGGGTGAAGGTGATCCAACCTCTTATGTTGgtgataatttatcaaaattaaaatcaattaatggaTTTGATGTTTTCGATATTGGTTCAAcgattttttcatttgaagaatttaatCGTTCAAGTACACTTGTcgataataaagaaatgatTGATATTTATAGTACACCATCAGTTAATATGACAATTTTAGTTTCACCACCAGGTACAAACTCTACCAATTACATTACAGTCACTCAAACTTATAATGCATGGAAAGCTGGTAATTCATTTTATGAAAGTGCACTCATTGCAAATAAAATGAGCGTTCAAGATATTAAAGATAGAGCGGTATTCGATCCagatttcaaatttatcattttaaatGCCCCAAGTAATATACCAGAAATGTATATGAAAATTCAACAAGTTTATATCAAATCTCtaattgatgatattaataCAACTTTGGATACAATGTTATATGTTTGGGTAGCAATTTTCTGTTTCCTTATTATTCTTGGTGCAGTTTTATTCCGTCCAATCGTTACTAAAATCTCTCGTGAAAAGATTAGAACTcttgtattattttcattggcACCAAAAGATGTTGTTTTTAAACTTTCatcaaagaaaattaaaatgacaAGTTTAGATAGTGGTAGTGAACGTGATAATCTTTTCGATACAACCGATGATGATGCTGCTGATGGTATTGATAATCATGAACATCTTCAAGTTGatgaaagaaaaaagaatgatGATATTATCGATGATGGTAGTATTGTAAAtagatcaattaattttggtaGTCATCGTCGTCCATTAATGAATTCAACTAATGTATTAGCATCAACAACTACAATAAATAGAGGAACCATTTCAAATAGATTAAATGAAGATCATGATAAAGtaccattaattgaaaatagtattagtaataataataaaggatATGGTTGGGATGGAAAGagtaaaagaaatttaaataagaAATCACTTAGATCAGTATTAAGACGTCTTCATTGGTCATATGTTTTagcaatatttttattatttggttttattaCAATGGGTTTGTGGGTCACTTATTCAGTTGTTCATGATAATACTCAATCTGGTTATGTTTTGGGTAAAAGTTGTTCAAGATCATTGGATAGTCGtatcatcaattattatatagCAGAATTGTAtacatttgataatgatgcaaatgaaaatgaagcaTTAGAAGCCGTACTTCAATTACAAAGTAATCATCAATCATTACCATACCTTGAAGATGTTAGACCACTAATGGAAGGTTCTTATGGTTGTTGGATGCTTAATAAGAGTAATTGCATTACATCAGATTCAATCTATTACAATGATGTTAGTATTGGTCTCGATTGGTTGGTCGATCAATATACTAAACATTCCGTATCACTTGTAAATACCGATCCATCTTTACTATCAACAAGTCCAGAGTTGGGATGGATGCAAGCAATTGGCTCAGATGTAGTTTTCCAAGGTTTAGATACCGCAACATTCACTTATTTCCAATATTATCTATCTCAAAAAGATTGGGCTACAAAAGTTTTAACTTCAGTATTAGCCATTAGttgtgtattattattagttatccatttactattatttagaCCATTCATGAATCACCTAAGGATTCAACACATTCATACTTTAGCACTTTTACGTTTAGCTCCTGATGATATAAGATTCATGGAGGTTAGTGATAAAGTTATTGATGAggattaa
- the set1 gene encoding SET domain-containing protein yields the protein MENETIVDNSLNNKSNVNNSNNDINNSKSNNNNTNTNYNNNHNNTTTTTTINKTEEKQNDSPKDSEFEFLDELKGVDDQHHVFSSEDESYTNGNKKRKQTDTPLSPNQDLKKRSITSPTTSPTTSTSTSTSTSTSTSTSTIINNNNNNLKDKTKEEIEFIKHIRSQLVKPKFLKDKPNFPLRSSGGNWIFVGKLPSLQSTTTDNTTLMSPNNATTTNGSSSNISTTTTTTTTTTPTTKILYRVNGFLSDNETIDSIEINFGDPRDRYEIERLHSSRINNPFELPCVSFKNPLFIKSNIAKDIGISNEYGGMNDSFEFSNQPPPPSPPPPPPPTLPPPPPPTLPPQHSLEQQSTKQQIFTQQQQQQQQQQQQQQQQQQQQQQQQQQQQQQQQQIPKINQQHYSTQPSVLIDDIYDPSNPTEPISPHQDHYPNFIFSKLQRYEHLPTRNPISQYDYRDRPRDWERDRDRDWERDRDWERDRDRERDRDRDRDWERDRDWERDRDWERDRDRDRDWERDRDRDWERDRDRDWERDRERDRDRYDRQTNFSPAPQSTTTSASTSSTTSSTDKNSNNTTSTSVSATTSTTKRKSKFSEPIEPSPFAIQIPRDNIKINGNLINNSSSSSSSGNNNNNNNNNNNNNNNNNNNNNNNNNNNNNSNNNNNNSDVKDIKDKLLKQFKIYDPVNVYMDESYWYIDFRSSESRERAIQVLNGSFIDTWKLNVDNKKTNTINEELQKQKQLENDSNNNKPNNFNLLENERSLKEICKLLVATELLSTSSKDISKNFIEAEILKTIKLLDSQRIDPLTQNSTIINNTTNTTTSNINNTSNNTTVTPIVTPKSIISAPTSRDSPRGGRSSSTTTKKPSKLDLNGSGVPPTLKKLDTIKQQQQPQPPLSPLKRPPKSHFYSDSEDDGNNNNDDDDDDDDDEDDDFDQELSPLHSSRDSKKNIKSIIKKKPIYSDDDDDHYHHHNHHHNHHHHHHHDRSEVELYNESDLQVDVLDSDNENQDESDYHKSSDNFGHVELSDDDNEFDSLDTDQDLYDTEENDNGKKSNKRPRKSKFNGKSKKPTTTTSTTTTATKSKGRSKKTTITTPTHNIPVLDEIQSNLDDEDASYVSMVMAADKDIKLLFSTKSEEGFEDSSQEILSTPTRTKPSRNRKERNLPFLDEEDDESFKQLPQPQQKQEKQEKHEHKLKNKELKQKNNEVIINKTEEHFSENLNGDNNNNNDKSENENENENENKNENENDNNNLNTSIDNINGVERRSITGCARSEGYTRSDIQKLFKRKQVAPTGKRGAASSASSGSNSSSSSTAESFETGGNLSKSARSSRFDNRGFGSDPITLASLKSRRKRIKFERSDIHDWGLFAMETISAKDMVIEYIGEVIRQKVADEREKRYVKKGIGSSYLFRVDDDTIIDATFKGNLARFINHCCDPNCIAKVLTIGNQKKIIIYAKRDINIGEEITYDYKFPIEDVKIPCLCKSPKCRQTLN from the exons ATGGAGAATGAAACAATCGTGGACAacagtttaaataataaaagcaatgttaataatagcaataatgatataaataatagtaaaagcaataataacaacaccaacaccaattataacaataatcataataataccaccaccacaacaacaataaacaaaacagaagaaaaacaaaacgATAGTCCAAAAGATAgcgaatttgaatttttggaCGAATTAAAAGGTGTTGATGACCAACATCATGTATTTTCATCAGAGGATGAAAGTTATACAAATggcaataaaaaaagaaaacaaacaGATACTCCATTATCACCCAATcaagatttaaagaaaagatCTATAACTTCACCAACAACCTCaccaacaacttcaacatcAACCTCAACCTCAACCTCAACTTCAacatcaacttcaacaattataaataataataataataatttaaaagataaaactaAAGAAGagattgaatttataaaacatATTAGATCACAATTGGTTAAACCAAAGTTTTTAAAGGATAAACCAAACTTTCCATTGAGATCAAGTGGAGGGAATTGGATATTTGTTGGAAAATTACCAAGTTTACAATCGACAACTACTGACAACACTACATTAATGTCACCAAATAATGCCACCACAACTAATGGTAGTAGTAGCAatatttcaacaacaacaacaactacaacaacaacaacaccaactacAAAGATCTTATATAGAGTGAACGGATTTTTAAGCGATAATGAAACCATTGACTCGATCGAAATCAACTTTGGTGATCCAAGAGATAGATATGAAATTGAAAGATTACATTCTTCTAGAATTAATAATCCTTTTGAATTACCTTGtgtttcttttaaaaatcctttattt attaaatcaaatatagCTAAAGATATTGGAATTTCAAACGAATATGGAGGAATGAAtgattcatttgaatttagTAATCAACCTCCACCACCTTCACCACCACCCCCACCACCTCCAACTTTACCACCCCCACCACCTCCAACTTTACCACCACAACACTCACTAGAACAACAAAGTACGAAACAACAAATATttactcaacaacaacaacaacaacaacaacaacaacaacaacaacaacaacaacaacaacaacaacaacaacaacaacaacaacaacaacaacaacaacaacaaataccaaaaataaaccaacaaCATTACAGCACTCAACCATCTGTTTTGATTGATGATATATATGATCCAAGTAATCCAACAGAGCCAATTTCTCCTCATCAAGACCATTAtccaaattttatattttccaAGT taCAACGTTATGAACATTTACCTACTAGAAATCCTATTTCACAATATGATTATAGAGATAGGCCTAGAGATTGGGAAAGAGATAGGGATAGAGATTGGGAAAGAGATAGAGATTGGGAAagagatagagatagagaAAGAGACAGAGATAGAGACAGAGATTGGGAAAGAGATAGAGATTGGGAAAGAGATAGAGATTGGGAAAGAGACAGAGATAGAGACAGAGATTGGGAAAGAGACAGAGATAGAGATTGGGAAAGAGATAGAGACAGGGATTGGGAAAGAGATAGGGAAAGAGATAGGGATAGATATGATCGTCAAACAAACTTTTCACCAGCACCACAATCAACTACTACTTCTGCTTCTACCTCCAGCACCACTTCTAGTACtgataaaaatagtaataatacaacatcTACTTCAGTTTCtgcaacaacatcaacaactaaAAGGAAATCTAAATTTAGTGAACCAATTGAACCATCACCATTTGCAATTCAAATTCCAAGggataatataaaaataaatggtaATCTCATAaacaatagtagtagtagtagtagtagtggcaataataataataataataataataataataataataataataataataataataataataataataataataataataataataacagcaacaacaataataataatagcgatgtaaaagatataaaagataaattattaaaacagtTTAAAATCTATGACCCAGTTAATGTATATATGGATGAAAGTTATTGGTATATTGATTTTAGATCATCAGAATCAAGAGAGCGTGCAATACAAGTATTGAATGGATCATTTATAGATACTTGGAAATTAAAtgtagataataaaaaaaccaatacaATCAATGAGgaattacaaaaacaaaaacaacttGAAAACGACAGTAACAATAACAAACCAAACAACTTTAATCTACTTGAAAATGAAAGATCATTAAAAGagatttgtaaattattagtaGCAACAGAATTACTTTCTACCTCTTCAAaagatatttcaaaaaattttattgagGCTGAAATacttaaaacaattaaattattggaTTCTCAAAGAATTGATCCTTTAACTCAAAATAGtacaattataaataatactaCAAATACCACtacttcaaatattaataatactagtaataatacaacagTAACACCAATAGTAAcaccaaaatcaataatatcaGCACCAACATCTAGAGATAGTCCTAGAGGAGGAagatcatcatcaacaacaacaaagaaaCCATCGAAATTAGATTTGAATGGTAGTGGCGTACCACCAACCTTAAAGAAATTAGACACAATtaaacaacagcaacaaccacaaccaccattATCGCCATTAAAGAGACCACCTAAAAGTCATTTCTATAGTGATAGTGAAGAtgatggaaataataataatgatgacgatgacgatgatgacgatgacgaGGACGATGATTTCGATCAAGAATTATCACCACTTCACTCTTCAAGAGATAgtaaaaagaatataaaatcaatcattaaaaagaaaccaatctattctgatgatgacgatgatcattatcatcatcataatcatcatcataaccatcatcatcatcatcatcatgatCGTAGTGAAGTTGAACTTTATAATGAAAGTGATTTACAAGTAGATGTTTTAGAtagtgataatgaaaatcaagATGAAAGTGATTATCATAAATCATCAGATAACTTTGGTCATGTAGAGTTatctgatgatgataatgaatttgattcTTTAGATACTGATCAAGATTTATATGATACtgaagaaaatgataatggaaagaaatcaaataaaagacctagaaaatcaaaattcaatggtaaatcaaagaaacctaccaccaccacttcaacaacaacaacggcAACTAAATCAAAAGGTAGATCAAAAAAAACTACTATTACCACACCAACTCATAATATACCAGTTCTCGATGAAATTCAAAGTAAtttagatgatgaagatgctTCATATGTTAGTATGGTTATGGCTGCtgataaagatattaaacttttattttctacAAAATCTGAGGAAGGTTTTGAAGATTCTTCACAAGAAATATTATCAACACCAACTAGAACTAAACCATCAAGAAatagaaaagaaagaaactTACCTTTCTtggatgaagaagatgatgaatcatttaaacaattaccacaaccacaacaaaaacaagaaaaacaagaaaaacaTGAACATAaacttaaaaataaagaattaaaacaaaaaaataatgaagttattataaataaaacagaAGAACATTTTAGTGAAAATCttaatggtgataataataataataatgataaaagtgaaaatgaaaatgaaaatgaaaatgaaaataaaaatgaaaatgaaaatgataataataatttaaatacaagtattgataatataaatggAGTTGAAAGACGTAGTATTACAGGATGTGCACGTTCAGAAGGTTATACTAGAAGCGATATTCAAAAACTATTTAAGAGAAAACAAGTTGCACCAACTGGTAAAAGAGGTGCTGCATCAAGTgctagtagtggtagtaattCATCATCCTCCTCAACAGCAGAATCATTTGAAACTGGTGGTAATTTATCTAAATCAGCAAGATCATCAAGATTTGATAATAGAGGATTTGGTAGTGATCCAATTACATTGGCATCATTAAAATCAAGAAGAAAgagaattaaatttgaacgTTCAGATATTCATGATTGGGGTTTATTTGCAATGGAAACTATTAGTGCAAAGGATATGGTAATCGAATATATTGGTGAAGTGATTCGTCAAAAGGTTGCAGATGAAAGAGAGAAACGTTATGTTAAAAAAGGTATTGGTAGTAGTTATCTATTTAGAGTCGATGATGATACAATCATCGATGCTACATTCAAGGGTAATCTAGCAAGATTCATCAATCATTGTTGTGACCCAAATTGTATTGCAAAAGTGCTCACTATTGgaaatcaaaagaaaattatcatttacgCAAAACGTGACATTAACATTGGTGAAGAAATTACTTACGATTATAAATTCCCAATTGAGGATGTTAAAATTCCTTGTTTATGTAAATCTCCAAAATGTAGACaaactttaaattaa
- the nek4 gene encoding NEK family protein kinase, giving the protein MDKYDIIKQIGNGSHGDVYLVRSTIDKKKYVMKKIFLKEREKTKDTLHEVNVLSQLKHPNIVEYFESFQIENNQFLCIIMAYCESGDLFTTLQKKKNEFISEYQILDWFIQIALGLLYMHKKKVIHRDLKTQNIFLTKKNIIKIGDFGISRVLNSSEFAKTMIGTPYYMSPECFGSRAYDFKSDIWSLGCCLYEMITLKHAFDAKEMPSLIFQILQGQPLPISPNYSQDLQNLVYQLLEKQPTKRPSIFDIFQMPYIKRYVEYTLSQNFAVPNNTFVQSFSRMAMETAPICNEYANLHLNFNENGDGTTGAASSNNIYSSNYNSNYNNNNSNNNSNNSNNNNNNNNNNNNNNNNNFNNNFNNNFNNNNNNNNNNNNNNNNNNNFNNNNSNNNFNNSGFNNNNNNNDGNDGNIINNNNNNNNNNNNNNNNNNNNNNNNNNNNNNNNNNNNNNNNNNNGNGNNNINNNNNNNGNNNIGGGLHLLRLGHGHNNADANSNNN; this is encoded by the exons ATGGATAAATATGatataattaaacaaattggTAATGGATCGCATGGTGATGTTTATTTAGTAAGAAGTACAatcgataaaaaaaaatatgtaatgaaaaaaatctttttaaaagagAGAGAAAAGACAAAAGATACATTACACGAAGTAAATGTATTATCTCAATTAAAACATCCAAATATTGTCGAATACTTTGAATCttttcaaattgaaaataatcaattccTTTGTATCATTATGGCTTATTGTGAATCGGGAGACTTATTCACAACGcttcaaaaaaagaaaaacgaATTCATTTCTGAATAT caAATATTAGATTGGTTTATTCAAATCGCATTAGGATTATTATATATGCACAAGAAAAAAGTTATACATAGAGATTTAAAAAcacaaaatatatttttaacaaaGAAAAACATTATAAAGATTGGTGATTTCGGTATATCAAGAGTTTTGAATTCATCAGAGTTTGCAAAGACAATGATTGGTACACCATATTATATGAGTCCAGAATGTTTTGGTAGTAGAGCATACGATTTTAAATCAGATATTTGGTCATTGGGTTGTTGTCTATATGAAATGATCACATTGAAACATGCATTCGATGCAAAGGAAATGCCCtcattaatatttcaaatcttACAAGGTCAACCATTACCAATCTCTCCAAATTATTCTCAagatttacaaaatttaGTTTATCAATTACTAGAGAAACAACCTACTAAAAGACCTTCAATCTTTGATATCTTTCAAATGCCTTATATTAAACGTTATGTTGAATATACTTTATCTCAAAATTTTGCAgt acCAAATAATACCTTTGTTCAGTCATTTAGCAGAATGGCTATGGAGACTGCTCCAATTTGTAATGAATATGCAAATTTACACTTAAATTTTAATGAGAATGGAGATGGAACTACAGGTGCCgctagtagtaataatatttatagcAGTAATTATAAcagtaattataataataataattcaaataataattcaaacaattcaaataataataataataataataataataataataataataataataataatttcaataataatttcaataataatttcaataataataataataataataataataataataataataataataataataataatttcaataataataatagtaataataacttcAATAATAGCggtttcaataataataataataataatgatggtaatgatggtaatattattaataataataataataataataataataataataataataataataataataataataataataataataataataataataataataataataataataataataacaataataataataataataatggtaatggtaataataatattaataataataataataataatggtaataataacatcGGCGGTGGACTACATTTACTACGACTCGGCCACGGCCACAACAATGCTGATgctaatagtaataataac